In Polaribacter sp. L3A8, a genomic segment contains:
- a CDS encoding family 78 glycoside hydrolase catalytic domain has product MNKFFLTFLVALVTLSGFAQITVTNLQLEYRNNPEGVDVVKPRFFWKLESNQAAQYQTAYQLLVATSKENLDKNIGDAYDSKKVKSSQTTQVVYKGKNLTATSQYYWKVKVWDKNNKASNWSASAYFSTGLYQKEDWKGAQWIAWKNQEEWVEKWWRNKEIESKALQFQLPSYFGSSMTLWERYQFHHDSPYDAAPLLRKDFKVTKKVKTAKAYISGIGYYELFINGKRIGNQVLDPGWTDYRKTILYATHDITNEVQDGANLAGVMLGRGNYGQLAYDHWGFYKKDGYIGQPKLMCRIRVEYEDGTEENVISDLSWKITGGPIIYDGPHMGEIYDATKEIPNWNLANFDASSWETVKPSPHPGGELVSQMCQPIRVTETFKPIEIKSKGNYGQWIDTGTNSSGWIKLRLKNLKKGQQVLIFYGEHEDPTSSGQPGRWQQMGYIGKGEKEEFAECRFSYKGYRYVQVKGYKTKITKDDVDVKIVHSDVPRVGHFESSDKVVNAVDDICRKSLIFNLHSIATDCPNREKNGWLGDVVTGMEFGMANYDLAALMTKFTRDIWDTQNEAGGMAAIAPANDYRTGRSSLWSSAGVHVPWYMYTYYGDTRLFDEYWQKMMLWVDYSWKHNNLAEKDGMFTEMYNDWVTPYDRTYKGGGKPGGNEVIASMNFYLVLKRLAIMADKLDKKKDKKRLEQQVKRIHAGIQKWAFDEEKVEYAGLKPFNEFLPVVNILALNYGIVPEKYKAQLEKKVVDNIVKDKNYHVWGGVFTVHSAYEYLPKNGYADMMHKVVVDEEWPSFGWLIKEGATTLPEGYNFASSDIHHFMGAVDNFFYRHMVGINFDENNPGFKQIILKPNFIKAMDFAKASYNSIHGEIKAEWKKTANGTYEYSGTIPVNCEAEVVLPNKTVHVKSGSFKFTVAI; this is encoded by the coding sequence ATGAATAAATTTTTTTTAACATTTTTAGTAGCTCTGGTTACATTATCAGGGTTTGCACAAATAACAGTAACAAATCTTCAGTTAGAATATCGTAACAATCCAGAAGGTGTTGATGTTGTAAAACCAAGGTTTTTTTGGAAATTAGAATCCAACCAAGCAGCGCAATACCAAACAGCTTATCAGCTTTTAGTGGCAACATCAAAAGAAAATTTAGATAAAAATATAGGTGATGCGTACGATTCTAAAAAAGTAAAAAGTTCGCAAACTACGCAGGTAGTATACAAAGGTAAAAACTTAACTGCAACCTCTCAGTATTACTGGAAAGTAAAGGTTTGGGATAAAAATAATAAAGCTTCTAATTGGAGTGCTTCTGCTTATTTTTCTACCGGATTATATCAAAAAGAAGATTGGAAAGGAGCGCAATGGATTGCATGGAAAAATCAAGAAGAATGGGTAGAAAAATGGTGGCGTAATAAAGAGATAGAATCTAAAGCATTGCAATTTCAGTTGCCAAGTTACTTTGGGTCTAGTATGACGTTGTGGGAGCGTTATCAATTTCATCATGATAGCCCGTATGATGCAGCTCCTTTGTTACGAAAAGATTTTAAAGTAACTAAAAAAGTAAAAACAGCAAAAGCATACATTAGTGGTATTGGGTATTATGAGTTGTTTATCAACGGAAAAAGAATTGGAAATCAAGTTTTAGATCCGGGATGGACAGATTACAGAAAAACAATTTTATATGCTACTCACGATATTACTAACGAGGTACAAGACGGAGCAAACCTTGCTGGCGTTATGTTGGGGCGTGGTAATTATGGGCAATTAGCTTACGATCATTGGGGATTTTATAAAAAGGATGGTTACATAGGTCAGCCTAAATTAATGTGCCGAATAAGAGTAGAATATGAAGATGGTACCGAAGAAAATGTAATTAGCGATTTAAGCTGGAAAATTACAGGAGGACCCATTATTTATGATGGTCCACACATGGGAGAAATTTACGACGCAACAAAAGAAATTCCGAATTGGAATTTAGCCAACTTTGATGCTTCTAGTTGGGAAACAGTAAAACCATCTCCACATCCAGGAGGTGAGTTGGTGTCGCAAATGTGTCAACCTATTCGTGTTACAGAAACGTTTAAACCTATAGAAATTAAGTCTAAAGGAAACTATGGGCAATGGATTGATACCGGTACAAATAGTTCTGGTTGGATAAAGCTTCGTCTTAAAAACTTAAAAAAAGGACAGCAAGTTTTAATTTTTTATGGAGAACATGAAGACCCAACTTCTAGTGGTCAACCAGGTCGTTGGCAACAAATGGGATACATTGGTAAAGGAGAAAAAGAAGAATTTGCAGAGTGTCGTTTTTCATATAAAGGATATCGTTACGTACAGGTTAAAGGGTATAAAACCAAAATAACTAAAGATGACGTTGATGTAAAAATAGTGCATTCTGATGTGCCAAGAGTTGGGCATTTTGAATCTTCGGATAAAGTAGTTAATGCAGTAGATGATATTTGTAGAAAGTCTTTAATTTTTAATTTACATAGTATTGCTACCGACTGCCCAAACAGAGAAAAAAACGGATGGTTAGGAGATGTAGTTACAGGTATGGAATTTGGTATGGCAAACTATGATTTGGCAGCATTAATGACCAAGTTTACTCGTGATATTTGGGATACTCAAAATGAAGCAGGAGGAATGGCAGCCATTGCACCAGCAAATGATTATAGAACAGGTAGGTCTTCTTTATGGTCTTCGGCAGGTGTGCATGTGCCTTGGTATATGTATACATATTATGGAGATACTAGGTTGTTTGATGAATATTGGCAAAAAATGATGTTGTGGGTAGATTATTCTTGGAAACATAACAATTTGGCAGAAAAAGACGGCATGTTTACAGAAATGTATAACGATTGGGTAACCCCTTATGATAGAACTTATAAAGGAGGAGGTAAACCAGGAGGAAATGAGGTAATAGCTTCTATGAATTTTTATTTAGTTTTAAAACGTTTGGCTATTATGGCAGACAAACTAGATAAGAAAAAAGATAAAAAACGTTTAGAACAACAAGTAAAACGTATCCATGCAGGAATTCAGAAATGGGCTTTTGATGAAGAAAAAGTAGAATACGCAGGGTTAAAACCGTTTAATGAATTTTTACCTGTAGTTAATATTCTTGCGCTTAATTATGGTATTGTTCCAGAAAAATATAAAGCACAACTAGAAAAAAAGGTGGTAGACAATATTGTAAAAGATAAAAATTACCACGTTTGGGGTGGTGTGTTTACAGTACACTCTGCTTACGAGTATTTACCAAAAAATGGTTATGCAGATATGATGCATAAAGTTGTGGTAGATGAAGAATGGCCCTCTTTTGGTTGGTTAATTAAAGAAGGCGCAACTACATTGCCAGAAGGCTATAATTTTGCATCGTCAGACATTCATCATTTTATGGGAGCTGTAGATAATTTCTTTTATCGTCATATGGTTGGTATAAATTTCGATGAAAATAACCCAGGGTTTAAACAAATTATTTTAAAACCAAACTTTATTAAAGCAATGGATTTTGCAAAGGCAAGCTACAATTCTATTCACGGAGAAATTAAAGCTGAATGGAAAAAAACAGCTAATGGTACCTATGAATATTCAGGGACTATTCCTGTAAATTGCGAAGCAGAAGTTGTGCTTCCAAACAAAACTGTACATGTAAAATCGGGTAGTTTTAAGTTTACGGTAGCTATTTAA
- a CDS encoding sulfatase family protein encodes MKTILRTLSILSICICFSCSNANKNEKTIVKADTNSIKKTNVLIILTDQLRTQATGYGGDPNIKTPHIDKLASMSANFKNAVSGMPVCTPFKGSLITGQRPLTNGMFMNDVQLNTNAVSMGKIYTKAGYNTGFIGKWHMDGHGRLRFIPPGNRRQGFQFWKANECTHNYNGSVYFDNNDPTPKKWEGYDTFSQTDAAIDFMSAKKDDNNPFLLVLSWGTPHAPYHSAPKKYKDMFSPDSLELRPNIPKSMEKKVRKDLAGYYAHVTAIDDMIAKIMETLKKNNQLDNTIIVFTSDHGDLLGSHGAYKKQQPYDESIRTPMLFYIPESLGIKAGNRNAVFNSEDILPTLLGLSNMPIPESVEGINYTAYLEGKDDTVGKETIITCVQPFGQWNRPKRHGKEYRGLVTQKYTYVKDLEGPWLLFDNDADPYQMNNLVSNKKYTDIQADLESRLIKRLKANGDEFLPGAHYLEKWNIKVNEEGTVPYRHLN; translated from the coding sequence ATGAAAACAATTTTAAGAACACTTAGTATCTTATCAATATGTATTTGTTTCTCATGCAGTAATGCAAATAAAAATGAGAAAACGATAGTAAAAGCAGATACAAATAGCATAAAAAAAACAAATGTTCTTATCATTTTAACCGACCAATTAAGAACTCAAGCCACAGGCTATGGGGGCGACCCAAATATTAAAACACCACACATAGATAAATTAGCCTCTATGAGTGCTAATTTTAAAAATGCCGTTTCTGGTATGCCTGTTTGTACACCTTTTAAAGGATCGTTAATAACAGGACAAAGACCATTAACAAATGGTATGTTTATGAACGATGTGCAATTAAATACCAATGCGGTTTCTATGGGTAAAATATATACCAAGGCTGGTTATAATACAGGTTTTATTGGTAAATGGCATATGGATGGTCATGGTAGGTTACGTTTTATTCCGCCAGGAAATAGACGACAAGGTTTTCAGTTTTGGAAAGCGAATGAATGTACTCACAATTATAACGGTTCTGTTTATTTTGATAATAATGATCCTACTCCAAAGAAATGGGAAGGGTACGATACTTTTTCGCAAACCGATGCTGCTATAGATTTTATGAGTGCTAAAAAAGATGATAACAATCCGTTTTTACTGGTATTATCTTGGGGAACACCACATGCACCGTATCATTCTGCTCCAAAAAAATATAAAGATATGTTTTCGCCAGATAGTTTAGAACTAAGACCAAATATTCCTAAAAGTATGGAAAAGAAAGTGCGTAAAGACTTAGCGGGGTATTACGCGCATGTTACAGCTATTGATGATATGATTGCTAAAATAATGGAGACTCTAAAAAAGAATAATCAATTAGATAATACCATTATTGTTTTTACCTCAGATCATGGAGATCTATTAGGGTCTCACGGAGCGTATAAAAAACAACAACCGTATGATGAATCCATAAGAACGCCTATGTTATTTTATATTCCAGAATCTTTGGGTATAAAAGCAGGTAATAGAAATGCGGTTTTTAATTCAGAAGATATTCTGCCTACATTATTAGGCTTATCAAATATGCCTATTCCAGAAAGTGTTGAAGGAATAAACTATACAGCTTATTTAGAAGGAAAAGACGATACGGTTGGTAAAGAAACCATTATTACTTGTGTACAACCATTTGGGCAATGGAATAGACCAAAACGCCATGGTAAAGAGTATAGAGGTTTAGTTACTCAAAAGTATACGTATGTAAAAGATTTAGAAGGGCCTTGGTTGTTGTTTGATAATGATGCCGACCCTTACCAAATGAATAATTTAGTAAGTAATAAAAAATATACAGATATACAGGCAGATTTAGAAAGCCGTTTGATAAAACGTTTAAAAGCGAATGGAGATGAGTTTTTACCAGGGGCGCATTATCTAGAAAAATGGAATATTAAAGTAAATGAAGAAGGAACCGTACCATACAGACATCTAAATTAG
- a CDS encoding glycoside hydrolase family 2 TIM barrel-domain containing protein: MSKVLTFVLLSFVFVVNAQNVRHIETINDLWNFHKGTIEKPFSNNGTIGWEKVDLPHSWNKLDILDDEDGYYRGDGWYKKSLNIPEVFNNQQVFLLFEGANQVTSLYVNGKKVGKDHIGGYTAFTHDITSVLQPGANDIMIKVNNAHNDEIVPQAADFSFYGGIYRDIQLIITKPIHFEVANLGANAVFVTTPKVSKTLATVNVKSKLIRPKKGKYLVRQTLYDAKNTIVKQTVDKSSLGKEIISEFTLSNPNLWSPETPYLYKLVSEIIDKKETVLDRVENPVGFRWFHFDANKGFFINGKQTKLIGTNRHQDFYKKANAVSDEIHRNDMKLLKEMGINFLRIAHYPQDPAILEMCNKYGFVTTLEIPFVDKAALNEAGKQNSINMLKEAIRFNYNNPAIVAWNLGNETTMKAPESFGEAYVKHFIDTHKSLAATIKAEDPTRASYSVFFREPAYQDQFGIRVTDIVGYNKYYGWYLNELDEIEGELRKLVKASLDLNPDKAFILSEYGGGADPRIRSYNPTRFDFSVEYQFLLHKEYMKAILKIPEIVGANVWNYADFQVEHRKDAVPHINNKGLLTADRKKKDAYYLYKALLNKKPFVAIASKGWKNRAGIADSETALVATQPFTIVGNSKDVELFVNGKSLGTKTFDFSTTTFEVPLKNGINLIEVISTQNGKILKDFASIEFTLQPKKLKSTENLFKEIAINVGSNCYFIEADNMDYLWMPDQAYAAGSFGYVGGEFLRNLSKKKNTIGTDVSVKGTDNDPIYQTQLIGIDAYKFDVPNGTYELSLLLAELKTKDDNIMDVSVNGENIWSNLNLKVQYGDDRGVAKRFLVTVEDNKGITVNFNASKGKTRLSGIKLRKVN; encoded by the coding sequence ATGAGTAAAGTTTTAACCTTCGTTCTGTTAAGTTTTGTATTTGTTGTTAATGCCCAAAACGTAAGACATATTGAAACAATTAATGATTTATGGAATTTTCATAAAGGAACTATTGAAAAGCCATTTTCTAATAATGGTACGATTGGTTGGGAAAAAGTAGACCTACCACATTCTTGGAATAAATTAGATATTCTAGATGATGAGGATGGATATTATAGAGGTGATGGATGGTATAAAAAATCACTAAATATACCTGAAGTTTTTAACAACCAACAAGTATTTTTACTTTTCGAAGGTGCAAATCAGGTTACCTCTTTGTATGTAAACGGTAAAAAAGTAGGCAAAGATCATATTGGTGGTTATACTGCGTTTACGCATGATATTACTTCGGTTTTACAACCGGGTGCAAATGATATTATGATAAAAGTAAACAATGCACATAATGATGAAATTGTTCCTCAGGCGGCAGACTTTTCTTTTTATGGAGGTATTTATAGAGATATTCAATTAATTATTACCAAACCAATACATTTTGAAGTTGCTAATTTAGGTGCAAATGCTGTTTTTGTAACAACACCTAAAGTTTCTAAAACTTTGGCTACCGTTAATGTAAAGTCAAAGTTAATAAGACCCAAAAAAGGAAAATATTTGGTAAGACAAACGTTGTATGATGCTAAGAATACAATTGTAAAACAAACAGTAGATAAATCGTCTTTAGGTAAAGAAATAATAAGTGAATTTACGTTAAGTAATCCTAATTTATGGTCTCCAGAAACCCCATATTTATACAAATTAGTTTCAGAAATTATAGATAAAAAAGAAACTGTTTTAGATAGAGTAGAAAATCCGGTTGGTTTTAGATGGTTTCATTTCGATGCAAACAAAGGGTTTTTTATCAACGGAAAACAAACAAAACTGATTGGTACAAACAGACATCAAGATTTTTACAAAAAAGCAAATGCTGTTAGCGATGAAATTCATAGAAATGATATGAAATTGCTAAAAGAAATGGGAATTAATTTTTTAAGAATAGCCCATTACCCGCAAGATCCAGCAATTTTAGAAATGTGTAATAAATACGGTTTTGTAACAACATTAGAAATTCCTTTTGTAGACAAAGCAGCGTTAAACGAAGCAGGTAAGCAAAACAGTATTAACATGCTAAAAGAAGCCATTCGTTTTAATTATAACAACCCTGCAATTGTAGCGTGGAATTTAGGGAATGAGACTACCATGAAAGCTCCAGAAAGTTTTGGTGAAGCATATGTAAAACATTTTATAGATACTCATAAATCTTTAGCAGCTACTATTAAAGCAGAAGATCCTACACGTGCCTCTTATTCTGTATTTTTTAGAGAGCCTGCTTATCAAGATCAATTTGGTATACGCGTAACCGATATTGTTGGATATAATAAATATTACGGTTGGTATTTAAATGAATTAGATGAAATAGAAGGAGAATTAAGAAAGCTAGTAAAAGCTTCTTTAGATTTAAACCCTGATAAAGCTTTTATTTTAAGTGAATATGGTGGAGGTGCAGATCCAAGAATTCGTTCTTACAACCCTACTAGGTTTGATTTTAGTGTAGAATACCAGTTTCTTTTGCATAAAGAATATATGAAAGCAATACTAAAGATACCAGAAATTGTAGGTGCCAATGTTTGGAATTATGCAGATTTTCAGGTAGAACACCGTAAAGATGCAGTACCACATATTAATAACAAAGGGTTGCTTACCGCAGACAGAAAGAAAAAAGATGCTTACTATTTATACAAAGCATTATTAAATAAAAAGCCTTTTGTTGCTATCGCTTCTAAAGGATGGAAAAATAGAGCAGGTATTGCAGATAGCGAAACAGCACTTGTGGCTACCCAACCATTTACCATTGTAGGTAATTCTAAAGATGTAGAATTATTTGTTAACGGAAAATCTTTAGGAACTAAAACATTCGATTTTTCTACAACAACTTTTGAGGTGCCTTTAAAAAATGGAATTAATTTAATTGAAGTTATTTCTACTCAGAACGGAAAAATTTTAAAAGATTTTGCTTCTATAGAATTTACACTACAGCCTAAAAAATTAAAAAGTACAGAAAATTTGTTTAAAGAAATTGCAATAAATGTAGGTTCTAATTGTTATTTCATTGAAGCAGATAATATGGATTATTTATGGATGCCAGATCAGGCTTATGCAGCAGGAAGTTTTGGTTATGTAGGTGGTGAGTTTTTAAGAAATTTAAGTAAGAAAAAAAATACTATAGGTACAGATGTTAGTGTAAAAGGTACAGATAATGATCCTATTTATCAAACACAATTAATTGGTATTGATGCTTATAAATTTGATGTACCAAACGGAACTTACGAACTATCATTACTTTTAGCAGAGTTAAAAACTAAAGACGACAATATTATGGATGTTAGTGTAAACGGAGAGAATATTTGGTCTAATTTAAACCTTAAGGTTCAGTATGGTGATGATAGAGGTGTTGCAAAACGTTTTTTAGTTACCGTAGAAGATAATAAAGGAATTACTGTAAATTTTAATGCCTCTAAAGGAAAAACAAGATTAAGCGGAATTAAATTAAGAAAAGTAAACTAA
- a CDS encoding sulfatase family protein, which yields MMKIKFLIIVLLVSFSLTSCKPKAQERPNVLWITCEDISPYLGSYGFEQALTPNLDKLAENGIRFTNAYSNAPVCGVARTTLLTGMYAPTTGTHNFRTNTQLPIDIPAYPKILREAGYYCTNNYKKDYNSSYETDRSLWDVSSKKAHYKTRKEGQPFFAVFNLIETHESQLATEKIKKYVADGDIPKKPRINPADIELPPYHPDVPEIREDWARLHDLITLMDKKVGNLLKELKDNNLEDNTIVFFCSDHGGMLSRSKRFLYNVGTQVPVIAYFPEKWKHLASYKPGSVEDGLVSFVDFPKTFLSILDCPVPQKMQGKIFLGKHKEEKPNYVHFYRDRMSERYDFNRAVTDGRYYLIQNFVPHRPRGRSTRYGYTVQQNWRANEESYQNGTSNAVQSQFYQPKKIVELFDTKTDPWHVNSIADEEKYQTKLNKLSKELDRWMLDIRDIGLIPEPMFHDLVGDGKKYATIYEYAQSTDYKIERILPIAKLAAKGKIENKTDYLSFINDQNPIIRYWGFYGIFRIAQNDKELQKILIKSIKQEEIPVNRLIAAQALALSGNDKLAFEYLDNETKNARDGYVFLFGLNALQYSHTDKYLTKKDWLAFKKQQFNTDDKIDKFGKEYSKRIINDALKLWPERRIVD from the coding sequence ATGATGAAAATTAAATTTTTAATAATTGTTTTATTAGTCTCTTTTAGTTTAACTTCTTGCAAACCGAAAGCACAAGAAAGACCAAATGTACTTTGGATTACTTGTGAAGATATAAGTCCGTATTTAGGCAGTTATGGTTTTGAGCAAGCACTTACCCCTAATTTAGATAAGCTTGCAGAAAACGGAATTCGATTTACAAATGCATATTCTAACGCACCAGTTTGTGGAGTTGCCCGTACAACCTTATTAACCGGTATGTATGCACCTACAACAGGTACACATAATTTTAGAACCAATACACAACTACCTATAGATATCCCTGCGTATCCTAAGATATTAAGAGAGGCTGGTTATTATTGTACAAATAACTATAAAAAAGATTATAATTCTAGTTATGAAACAGATAGAAGTTTATGGGATGTTTCTAGTAAAAAAGCACACTATAAAACTAGAAAAGAGGGGCAACCTTTTTTTGCTGTTTTTAATCTTATTGAAACCCATGAAAGCCAATTAGCAACAGAAAAAATTAAAAAATATGTGGCAGATGGAGATATTCCTAAAAAACCTAGAATTAACCCTGCAGATATAGAGTTACCACCATATCACCCAGATGTGCCAGAAATTAGAGAAGACTGGGCTAGATTACATGATTTAATTACTTTAATGGACAAAAAAGTAGGCAACCTTTTAAAAGAATTAAAAGATAATAATTTAGAAGATAACACTATTGTGTTTTTTTGTTCAGACCACGGAGGTATGTTGTCTAGATCTAAACGATTTTTATATAATGTTGGTACTCAGGTGCCTGTTATTGCTTATTTTCCTGAAAAATGGAAGCATTTAGCGTCTTATAAACCAGGTAGTGTAGAGGATGGTTTGGTTAGTTTTGTAGATTTTCCTAAAACCTTTTTATCAATATTAGATTGCCCAGTTCCTCAAAAAATGCAGGGTAAAATATTTCTAGGAAAACACAAAGAAGAAAAACCAAATTATGTTCACTTTTACAGAGATCGTATGTCTGAACGTTATGATTTTAATAGAGCAGTTACAGATGGAAGATATTATTTAATTCAAAATTTTGTACCACATAGACCAAGAGGTCGCTCTACTAGATATGGGTATACAGTGCAACAAAACTGGAGAGCAAATGAAGAAAGTTATCAAAACGGAACCTCTAATGCCGTTCAATCGCAATTTTATCAACCTAAAAAAATAGTAGAATTATTCGATACTAAAACAGATCCTTGGCATGTGAATAGTATTGCCGATGAAGAAAAATATCAAACAAAATTAAATAAATTATCTAAAGAATTAGATCGATGGATGTTAGATATTAGAGATATTGGTTTAATTCCAGAGCCTATGTTTCATGATTTGGTAGGAGACGGTAAAAAGTACGCTACTATTTATGAATATGCACAAAGTACAGATTATAAAATTGAAAGAATTTTACCCATAGCTAAATTAGCCGCAAAAGGAAAAATAGAAAATAAAACAGATTATTTAAGTTTTATAAACGACCAAAATCCAATAATTAGATATTGGGGATTTTACGGTATTTTTAGAATTGCTCAAAATGATAAAGAACTCCAAAAAATATTAATTAAGAGTATCAAACAAGAAGAAATACCTGTTAATAGACTTATTGCAGCGCAAGCATTAGCACTATCTGGAAATGATAAATTAGCCTTTGAATATTTAGATAACGAAACTAAAAACGCAAGAGATGGTTACGTGTTTTTATTTGGCTTAAATGCTTTACAATACTCACATACAGATAAATATTTAACAAAAAAAGATTGGTTGGCTTTTAAAAAGCAACAATTTAATACCGATGATAAAATAGATAAATTTGGTAAAGAGTATAGTAAACGAATTATTAATGATGCTTTAAAACTTTGGCCAGAGAGGAGAATTGTAGATTAA
- a CDS encoding RagB/SusD family nutrient uptake outer membrane protein — MIKFRKIKISTLILSLLLGAVSCDSVLDEQPISEIGTENFWNSNADAEAGVAAIYDAFQSTYSEKYFYWGEFRSDNFVSGGNPNNDNIEIVTQSLTEDNGTLKWNLFYQIINRANSAIKNIPTISGYDKNLLAEAYALRAYVYFDAVRVWGAVPLFVEPTKSIDDAFKPKTDGDTILNDVVLADLKEAERLMEASNRDFRFSRASVFCLKAEINMYLQNYTEARKALYDMIAIGGHDLVKTPDDWIDLFYNNPSTNSNLGGRGKIQEGDELIFSIRYNASEDRDNPGVTRANRSGIMALFYAGVPLYSISPVLERKWQDKFPIDSAGWVDKYPNVKPFIERQVEYLDVNGDVQDSIAPVYGDWRYFACREGGYQSFGSRSIGEARMSKWQETNYDRNNDDTDIVIYRYAGMLLLLAEAENQLDNQTVALDLVNQVRRARVLPEVTEAEFGDTKEARENYILDERQLELLGEAKRWWDLRRTKKAIEVLNPILDTIPGATQLNEQRLLFPIHIDHLTENPNLTQTLGY; from the coding sequence ATGATAAAATTTAGAAAAATAAAGATATCAACTTTAATCTTGTCTTTATTGCTAGGGGCAGTCTCTTGCGATAGCGTATTAGATGAACAACCTATTAGTGAAATAGGAACTGAGAATTTTTGGAATAGTAATGCAGATGCAGAGGCAGGAGTTGCAGCTATTTACGATGCGTTTCAATCTACTTACAGTGAAAAATATTTTTACTGGGGAGAATTTAGATCAGATAATTTTGTTTCTGGTGGAAACCCAAATAACGATAATATAGAAATTGTTACGCAAAGTTTAACCGAAGATAATGGAACTTTAAAATGGAATTTGTTTTATCAAATTATAAATAGAGCCAATAGTGCCATTAAAAATATACCAACAATATCTGGTTATGATAAAAATTTGTTAGCAGAAGCTTATGCTTTAAGAGCGTATGTTTATTTTGATGCTGTTCGTGTTTGGGGGGCTGTGCCATTGTTTGTAGAGCCAACTAAAAGTATTGATGATGCATTTAAGCCTAAAACAGATGGGGATACAATTTTAAACGATGTAGTACTTGCAGATTTAAAGGAAGCTGAAAGATTAATGGAGGCTTCAAATAGAGATTTTAGATTTTCTAGAGCAAGTGTTTTTTGCTTAAAAGCAGAAATTAATATGTACCTTCAAAACTATACAGAAGCAAGAAAAGCTTTATATGATATGATTGCTATAGGAGGGCATGATTTAGTAAAAACACCAGATGATTGGATTGATTTATTTTACAACAACCCATCTACTAATAGTAATTTAGGAGGTAGAGGTAAAATACAAGAAGGAGACGAGTTAATATTCTCAATTCGTTACAACGCCAGTGAAGATAGAGATAACCCAGGTGTTACTAGAGCTAATAGATCTGGTATTATGGCTTTGTTTTATGCAGGGGTTCCTTTGTATTCAATATCACCTGTATTAGAAAGAAAATGGCAAGACAAATTTCCGATAGATTCTGCTGGTTGGGTAGATAAATACCCAAATGTTAAGCCCTTTATTGAAAGACAAGTAGAGTACTTAGATGTAAATGGAGATGTACAAGATTCTATTGCTCCAGTTTATGGAGATTGGCGTTATTTTGCATGTAGAGAGGGAGGATACCAATCTTTTGGCTCTAGATCTATAGGAGAAGCACGTATGTCTAAATGGCAAGAAACAAATTATGATAGAAATAATGATGATACAGATATTGTAATTTATCGTTATGCAGGTATGTTATTGTTATTAGCAGAAGCAGAAAATCAATTAGATAACCAAACAGTTGCATTAGATTTGGTAAATCAAGTTCGTAGAGCTAGAGTATTGCCAGAGGTTACTGAAGCAGAATTTGGAGATACAAAAGAAGCTAGAGAAAACTATATACTAGATGAAAGACAATTAGAACTTTTAGGAGAAGCTAAAAGATGGTGGGATTTAAGAAGAACAAAGAAAGCAATAGAAGTTTTAAATCCAATTTTAGATACAATACCAGGAGCAACTCAATTAAATGAACAAAGATTATTATTTCCTATTCATATAGATCATTTAACTGAAAACCCTAATTTAACACAAACACTAGGATATTAA